A genomic window from Triticum urartu cultivar G1812 chromosome 7, Tu2.1, whole genome shotgun sequence includes:
- the LOC125518381 gene encoding uncharacterized protein LOC125518381, whose amino-acid sequence MEQFQDGHHVRLRSREHGMYLHADKDGRGVSLRRPRASMNAAWAVHLFQGDDDAQYVLLHSAAYGGYLTAMDAPAPLGHCGRRVEQRDYEEREEEDVRWQPVRFGPGDYILLRHASGRFLRANGKYLPWNKGASVDDFDTVSTMTHWVVERIPAREGMPESPGSNSWFCSWHFAKFAFLGSSSWLSSLFLPSLFAT is encoded by the exons ATGGAGCAGTTCCAGGACGGCCACCACGTGCGGCTGCGGAGCCGCGAGCACGGCATGTACCTGCACGCCGACAAGGACGGCCGTGGCGTCTCCCTCCGCCGGCCCCGGGCGTCGATGAACGCGGCGTGGGCGGTGCACTTGTTCCAAGGCGATGACGACGCCCAGTACGTGCTCCTCCACAGCGCCGCCTACGGCGGCTACCTGACGGCCATGGACGCACCGGCGCCGCTAGGCCACTGCGGGCGCCGCGTCGAGCAGCGCGACTACGAGGaacgggaggaggaggacgtcAGGTGGCAGCCCGTCAGGTTCGGGCCCGGGGACTACATCCTGCTCCGCCACGCCAGCGGCCGCTTCCTCCGCGCCAACGGGAAGTACCTCCCCTGGAACAAGGGCGCCAGCGTCGACGACTTCGACACCGTCAGCACGATGACGCACTGGGTCGTGGAGCGCATCCCCGCCAGGGAGGGCATGCCTGAG TCACCTGGGAGCAATTCATGGTTCTGTTCTTGGCATTTTGCAAAATTTGCGTTTCTTGGGAGCAGTTCTTGGTTGTCATCCCTGTTTCTTCCATCTCTGTTCGCAACTTAG